GAATGTTACACGGAATGATGTTGGGTCTCTATCTCCAGTAATGAACTTGGCTAGCACATACCCTAGAGAGAAACCCTCCCGTGGAGGTTGTTTTGACCATTTtgtattggaaaaaaaaaatgctaaaatgcaaaacccaTTATCTACAACTACGTTTCACCATAATCAATTTCAATCCTCCAACCttgttttcatttcatttcaatcATCTAAGTTTCAAGTTTGTTTAATTAAGGCATCTTTAacaaattttgttatatattggGGTTAATtgtccaaatttttaattttttcttcaaaaattttaaattaaagaaatccaactaatgattgaaaaacattttctagattttttttttaatttaacagAAATTGACAGAAAATGCTTAATTgactaaacttgaaatttagaagactaaaatgaagtcaggtgattttttttttttttttttgagaaagaagttaTGTGAAACTTAGATGGTGAATTTTACATTTTAGGCTTGAAAATGTAGAGAATGATAAATGCTAATCAGTATGTATTATGCAcattaaattatacaaaactaGTATGTAATATGAAGTCTTATAATTATAATAGCTATTAAcagatattttttataaaatatttgtgttcaaataaaatttaattcaattaaaaaaaaatataaatgcgtaaatgagatttttttttaataaaaaaaatatgtaatataatatttaCCTATATTGTTCCAAATGCAAGCCTGCCAAGCCTGCAGCCTCCGTCAATGCAGCTCTCCAATTGTTAACCTTGTCTTCAGGGCCCTTCAGCAGCGCCTCCGCAAAATTTCCCATCTGTTCTAGCACCTCGGATTGAGACACATCATAGAATATAGGCAGCACCCTCTGATTTAAAAGCCTTTTGCATTCCATGATCTTCACCAGCTCATCAAGGCACCAATCCGAAGTAGCATAGTTTTTCGAGAACACAACAACTGCAATCCTTGAAGTCTCAATTGCCTTCAACAACTCAGGTCCAATCTCTCCCCCTCTAGGGAGATCTATGTCATCCCTATACGCACCAATCCTTTCATGGTTTAAAGCGGCAAAAAAATGGCTTTTAAAGCCTGTGCGGATATCGGCCCCGCGAAAACTAACAAAGACCTGATATTCATGTGTCAATGCTGGGGTTGATAAAGATGGATCAAAGTTTTCTTGGCCCTCGGTATGAGTCATGGTTGCAACACACAAAACTAATTGAGGTAAGACCAGTGCGATGCCTAAACTCAAGAGCAAAGCAGCAAGGACCAATAAGGATGGAGCAGTGGAACTAGCCATGGTTGCAAGGCACAGAGGAGAAAAGGAGCAAGAACTGGTTGTTTCTTTgggatttctctctctccttttccttttagctATCCATGTTCtcccttcctttcttttctgtttctgCAAGAATGtagtgtgaattttttttagatgaatcaGACtcagagataaaagaaaaaatgaatacaatttCTACAACTCAGTGAAACTGTGCACTACACAAAGAACACCAAACCACACAACAGTACAGGACAGCAGATCCTCTCCTACACTACAGAACCAATACAAATAGCAGCAATATTACATATCAGG
This genomic stretch from Quercus lobata isolate SW786 chromosome 3, ValleyOak3.0 Primary Assembly, whole genome shotgun sequence harbors:
- the LOC115981433 gene encoding TMV resistance protein N-like, with product MASSTAPSLLVLAALLLSLGIALVLPQLVLCVATMTHTEGQENFDPSLSTPALTHEYQVFVSFRGADIRTGFKSHFFAALNHERIGAYRDDIDLPRGGEIGPELLKAIETSRIAVVVFSKNYATSDWCLDELVKIMECKRLLNQRVLPIFYDVSQSEVLEQMGNFAEALLKGPEDKVNNWRAALTEAAGLAGLHLEQYR